The nucleotide sequence TTGATGTATGGCTTGTTCCATCTGTTGAACATCCAAACGTTTGTGGCACAGCCGGACCCGACCTACGGGATGCTGTATCTGACGTTGGGCATGATCGCGATGTTGATCTTCTACATGGGACGCGAAAATGGCCGCCGTGCCAATTCGTTGGACCTGGAGGATTGCGAACGTCAGATCGAATCGATTCGTCGCCAAATCCGCGACCTGGAATCGGAAGCCAACGATGTCGATGCGTCGCTGCCGAGCAACGCCGAAAACTTGCAACAACGATTGCGTGATGCCGAATCTTTGGCCGCCGATCTGGACGCGGCCCTGCCGACCTACCACAGCCAAGCCGCCGCCGACCAAGCGTACAAGTCGGCGCGTTCGCGTGCATCCAAGGCTGCGGATGATTTGAAGGCGTCTCGCCGCGCATGGGCATCTACCTTGGAACGCCTGGGATTAAGCGAATCGATGTCGCCGCAAAGCGTTCGAAAGCTTGGCGATGGCTACGAAACACTGCAGGCCAGCATCCGCCGCGTGGATGAGCTGAAGGCCGAACGTGAACAACGTCAACGTGAAATGCAAACGTTGGCAAAACGCATCGAAGACCTGTACCTGGAAGCATTGGAAGTCCAACGCGAATCGGTCGATGAAGATGCGTTGATGTATGAGGATGACGAAGACGACAAGGCCCAACAGCAACGCATCGTCGCCCGGCCTCGCACCGGCCCGTTGGACCAGTTGAACCACTTGCAAGAAGAACTGTCGCGTCAGCGGCACTGGATCAAGCGTCGTCGAACGTTGAAAGACCAAGACGACCATTACAAGAAACAGCAGGCCGGACACGCTCGGGCAATCGAACGAGGCGAACAACAGCGTCGTGCGTTGTGGGCCAAATGTGGCGTGGCGACTGCCGAGCAGTTCTACGAGTTGGTCGACGCCAAGGCGCGTTTGCGTGAAATGCGAATCCAAATCAAAGAACTGGATCAACAAGTCCGCAAAATCATTGGCACCCATGTCGACTATGACGAAGTGGCCACGGCGATCGACGGCGCGACCGCCCAAGACTTGGACAAGCGTTGGGAATCGTTGACGACGCGGATGACCGAGACGGAAGAACGCGTCGCTTTGCTGCGGACTCAGCAGGGTCAGCTGGCACAAGAAATGAAACAGCTGGGCGAAGACGGCCGCTTGACCGTGGCGCAATTGGAACTGGAATGCCTGGATCGACAGATCGCATCGGCGACACGACGGTGGCAAACGCTGGCGATGGCCAGCAGTTTGTTGGAAGACGTTTGCAGCACGGTTGAACGTGAACGACAACCGGAAACCTTGCGCGAAGCATCATCGTTCTTGAGCCAATTGACCGACGGAAAGTACACGCGTATCTGGACGCCGCTGGGCACCAGCAAGCTGAAGATTGACGATGCCGAAGGCAACTCGTTGCCGCTGGAGGTGCTAAGCCGTGGGACGGGGGAAGCCGTGTTCATCGCATTGCGACTGTCACTCGCCGCCGCCTATTCACGCCGCGGCGTGATGTTGCCGTTGGTCTTGGACGACGTCCTGGTGAACTTTGACCGGGAACGCGCCGTCAGTGCCGCCCGCACGTTGAAGACGTTCGCGGAACTGGGCCACCAAGTAATGATGTTTACTTGTCACGACCACATCGTTGAAATCTTTCACGACATCGACGTGCAGGTCCGGCAATTGCCCACGCAAGGCGAACCCGGTCGGGCGGAAGTCTTGCCGCCGCCGGTTTACGAAGAAGAACCGGTGGAATACGAGGAAGAAGAGATCACCGTCGCCGAGCCCGTGGTGGAATTGGAAGAAGAGCAGCCGGAGGTGGTCACGCCGCGAATTCAGTTCATCCAAAAGTCACTGAAGAAGCCTCAAACCAAAACGGTGGTTGTCGAAAAGCCTGTGCCGGTTCCCGTCGAACCGAAGGTGATTGTCCAACCGGCACCGCCGAAGCCCGAGCCCAAACCAGAACCGGCAAAGCCGCGTCCGTTACCCCAGCCGAAACCCGAACCCCGGCCCGAACCTGAGCCGGTGTACGAATACATCGAGGAAGTGGAGTACCTGGACGATGAACCAGAGTCCAGTTCCCTGGATTGGGCATGGTTCCAACGTGAACCCGCCGACGGTCGGATCGACGATGACGAAGCCGTGGCAGAAATCGCACGCAGCGAATGGGTGGGCGACGAATCATTGGCCGCCATGAATACCAATCGGCACGCCCGTCGTGACGTCGGTCAACCGGCACATCCCGGTGATGCACCGGGAGACGACGGATCGTGGTGGGACGGCGCCCGAGCGGCAAGCTGATCCGCGGAACAAACGATCGGCGGAAGTAGCAACCGGCGGACACTGCCGGTTTAGATTCCCGCGTCGGGTTCGGCTTCCAGCGATTGGCGGACTTCGGCGTTGGCCGTCCAGTAGAAAACGGTCCCGATCGCCGCCATGATCACTTTGACCAACTCAAACACCAGCGCGACCAAGGTCCCCTTGGCTTCGGTGGGTGTGGCCGGGACGATCGTGTAAAGCCATTCCAAAGCCGCTTCGAACACGCCCAATCCCGCCGGCGTCAACGGCAATGCCGAAGCCAACATCCCGATGGGAACGATCACAAAGTGTTCGGTAAAACTGGGCGGTGATGCGTACAAACCGCGAGCGATCAGATAGACACTGATCGCCAACATCGATTGCACGCCCAGGCTCATCACCACCGAGGCCCCAAACGCAAGCCGATGGTGATGAAACATTCGCAACGGTGGTCCGACGCGGGCGATGACTGGACCGACGATCGGCCAATTGCTGGCCCACCGCACCAGCGAATCGACGCCGCGACCGCCCAGGATCAGCACCATCAGCACTGCGGTGCCAGTCGCAATCAGCGCCGCGGTGACGATTTTGATGTTCGTCAGATCGGCGTCACCGCTGGGGTTGGTGGTCAGCAATGCGGCGGCGACCAACAGCAACAGCCCGTACAGCCCGACGCCGCGATCGACCAACACCGACGCGACCGCTTCGACGCGTTTGCCGGGACGACGCCGCGCAAGGAAGATCGCTTTGAACAGATCGCCGCCGACGCTGCCGGCGGAAACGAAGCTAAGCAGGAAGCAAATCGCCCCCAACCGGAAAGCTTCCAGCATTGTCAGGTTGATGCCTTGGGCACGGACCAGCAGGCACCAGCGGGCGAACGATAGCGACATCGCTCCGAGTGCGACCGCCAGGGCGGCAGCCAACAGCAGGAAATTTTTCGGCTGGTCGCGGATTTCGGCCCAATCTTCGGGCTTCACGCGATAGATCAGCAAATAGGCGATGATCGCCGCGGGAATCAGGAACTTGGCCCCCGTCATCAGCCCCGCGGTGATCAACGATCGACCGGCCGCGGGGCCATGTTGCTCGCCCGACGTTTCTTCGTCGGCGGGATCCCCGGGCGGTCGTGGGGTGGGGGCGTCGGCCCGGGATTCGGGGCTGGCCTGTGCGTCCGGATTGTCCCGGGCGGTCGGTTCGATGGGGTCCAAGGCGTTCATCCGTCGAAGAATAGTTGGGTCACGGGAATCTGCCGAGGTGTCCCCCAGGTCAATCTTGCCAAATCGGCGTCCAGTTCCTATCCTGCGGGGCCACTGGGTTCCACGGCCTGATTCCGACCGCAACGTCGGCTTGCCCCGCACCGTCAGGCAGCCCCCCTTCGAACGCGTGTTTGTGTTCGTCGGTCCGCGTCGCAACGGACGACGCCGGCCTTTTCCGATCCGGCCTTTGGGCTTGTCGATCGCGGAGGACGGACGATCTGCGAAAGCCGTGGAAATGACCGCTAAAACAGCCGGTTTTACGGCAAAATTCAAGGCAACCGGGTTCGTCAGGGCCTCGGATGCCGACCCAACGTCATTCCGAATCACTGTCCCTATCGAGACCGCCAAATGTCGATCGACCAAAGCCTGAAGGTGAAAGCCGGGGCCATCAAGTCCCGGAACGTTCTGACCCGTGCCGAGCGTGTCGCACGGCTGAAACAACTGGACAAGTTTGACGAGAACGAAGCGATCGTGGGTATGCCCAAGGTTCGCGTCCAAAAGATCTCGCTGAAGAAGAAGAAGAAGGTCAAGAAGGCCGACGACGACAAGTAGGCTGGGGTTGCGTCGTTCGGCCCAATCGCGGTACGCCCTTGTGTACCCTAGGCTGTTCGATTCGACTTCTGACCACTTCTCAAGGCCGGACCCATGCCCGTCGCCGACGACCAAATTTCGGGGCTGCCAACTTCATCGAACGCCAGTGATGCTGCGGCGGCGGATTCTGCGTCCGCCCCTGATGTGTCATCCGGTGGCGGCCAGACTGCTCAGGTGACCAAGGCGTCGTCAGCAACTCCCGGTGATTCGGCCGACACCGATTCCGCGTCGGGCGTTCGTGATCCCCAGCGGCTGCCTTTGCCCGAAGCCACCCAGCCGCTGCAGGTGATGTGGCGGTATGTCATCGTTCTTTCCGCGGTTCATCTGATCGCGATGCTGGCGTTGATCCCCTGGCTTTTCACTTGGTCCGGACTGTTCTTTGCCGTCGCCGGACACTTTGTCTTCGGCATGCTTGGGATCACGATCGGTTACCATCGGTTGCTGACCCACCGCGGATTCACCTGTCCGAAGTGGCTGGAACACGGATTGGCCCTGCTGGGCATCTGTAACTTGCAAGACAGCCCGGCGCGTTGGGTGGCCATCCACCGGATGCATCATCAGCACAGCGATCACCAACCCGATCCACACAGTCCACTGGCCAGTTTCTTGTGGGGCCATGTCGGTTGGGTCGTCTGTCGCCACAAAGACTTGGACACCACGCGGCATTACGAACGCTATGTCCGTGATTTGCTGAAAGATCCGTTCTATCTGCGTTTGGAACGCGGCGACGTTTGGTTTCTGGTGTATGTCGGGCACGCCCTTTTGTTGACTCTGATGGGTGGCGTTTGGGGATTGATCGCCAGTGGCGGATCTTGGGCCGAAGCCGGGCGTTACATGGCCAGTTGGTTCGTGTGGACCGTTGCGGTGCGAACCGTGTTTGTGTTGCACGGAACCTGGGCGGTCAACTCGTTCGCCCACTTCTTTGGCTACCGCAACTATGAAACCCGCGACGACAGTCGCAACAACTGGATGGTGGCCATCTTTACCCACGGCGAAGGCTGGCATAACAACCACCATGCTTCCCCGCGAGCCGCACGGCACGGTCACAAGTGGTACGAATTTGACATGTCGTGGTGGGTCATCCGCACCTGGGAAATGATGGGCTTGGCCAAAGACGTGGTTCGTCCCAAACCCTGAACGCGATTTCCTTGCGACCCGCGAATCAGGTGGTGGCCGGGCCCAGATCGATGGGTTTCTCTTCGGCCATTTCTTCGGTGACCTCGGTCTTATCCCAAAAACTCAGGGCAAAGATCACGGCCACCACACCGGCAAACACCGCTGGCATCAGCCAGAACATCGCGGCACCGGCTTCCCAACCCTCGGCGGTCGTGGCGTCCAACTTCACGACGCTGTCGCCCCAAAACCCCGACACGTAGTTGCCGACCAACATGCCGGCACCATAAGTCAGCAAGCCGACCAAGGCCTGGGCGCTGGTCCGTGTTTCCGGCGGTGCAACGCGGTCGGTGTACAGTTGGCCGGTCACAAAGAAGAAGT is from Crateriforma conspicua and encodes:
- a CDS encoding AAA family ATPase; amino-acid sequence: MKIKDIQIDGFGVWTGLSVDSMPEGMTLFYGPNEAGKTTLMQFIRAMLYGFTQERREKYLPPIHGGTPGGALRVTGPGGGYEIRRTSQLTDNSATGRLTVTGQDGLSQGQHRLGSLLGQIDEPIFTNVFAIGIRELQELSTLDGTAAADELYKLSSGLDRVSLVDVLRGLRAGRQDLVGQSGGEQEQQQNRLFGMLKRRENLRREVEQLTRHSRRWTELASQRRAQQHEIEQLSERMGSWEKEAKCVETATSVLDTWQQRDALQEEIRQTELQTELPDEAPGQLVQIDAMMDERRAKLEEIKAKRREVREKAEQLPVSRRMLELQGRIEAATEQATWVEALEEQIERLDAQVDKARKQLESDADRLGIDEEDRAAICRGDLHCLPDLSKQTLTALAEPARNVKEAMYALKQARNEGLAHKKKADQLREDLDEVLRRANANNLQQAIRQQNDRINVLRQRIQLGEHLDKLKRHYRDLERESVDLATDEALPVDRMLLLGVPFFAGGALLMYGLFHLLNIQTFVAQPDPTYGMLYLTLGMIAMLIFYMGRENGRRANSLDLEDCERQIESIRRQIRDLESEANDVDASLPSNAENLQQRLRDAESLAADLDAALPTYHSQAAADQAYKSARSRASKAADDLKASRRAWASTLERLGLSESMSPQSVRKLGDGYETLQASIRRVDELKAEREQRQREMQTLAKRIEDLYLEALEVQRESVDEDALMYEDDEDDKAQQQRIVARPRTGPLDQLNHLQEELSRQRHWIKRRRTLKDQDDHYKKQQAGHARAIERGEQQRRALWAKCGVATAEQFYELVDAKARLREMRIQIKELDQQVRKIIGTHVDYDEVATAIDGATAQDLDKRWESLTTRMTETEERVALLRTQQGQLAQEMKQLGEDGRLTVAQLELECLDRQIASATRRWQTLAMASSLLEDVCSTVERERQPETLREASSFLSQLTDGKYTRIWTPLGTSKLKIDDAEGNSLPLEVLSRGTGEAVFIALRLSLAAAYSRRGVMLPLVLDDVLVNFDRERAVSAARTLKTFAELGHQVMMFTCHDHIVEIFHDIDVQVRQLPTQGEPGRAEVLPPPVYEEEPVEYEEEEITVAEPVVELEEEQPEVVTPRIQFIQKSLKKPQTKTVVVEKPVPVPVEPKVIVQPAPPKPEPKPEPAKPRPLPQPKPEPRPEPEPVYEYIEEVEYLDDEPESSSLDWAWFQREPADGRIDDDEAVAEIARSEWVGDESLAAMNTNRHARRDVGQPAHPGDAPGDDGSWWDGARAAS
- a CDS encoding lysylphosphatidylglycerol synthase transmembrane domain-containing protein yields the protein MNALDPIEPTARDNPDAQASPESRADAPTPRPPGDPADEETSGEQHGPAAGRSLITAGLMTGAKFLIPAAIIAYLLIYRVKPEDWAEIRDQPKNFLLLAAALAVALGAMSLSFARWCLLVRAQGINLTMLEAFRLGAICFLLSFVSAGSVGGDLFKAIFLARRRPGKRVEAVASVLVDRGVGLYGLLLLVAAALLTTNPSGDADLTNIKIVTAALIATGTAVLMVLILGGRGVDSLVRWASNWPIVGPVIARVGPPLRMFHHHRLAFGASVVMSLGVQSMLAISVYLIARGLYASPPSFTEHFVIVPIGMLASALPLTPAGLGVFEAALEWLYTIVPATPTEAKGTLVALVFELVKVIMAAIGTVFYWTANAEVRQSLEAEPDAGI
- a CDS encoding small basic protein, with translation MSIDQSLKVKAGAIKSRNVLTRAERVARLKQLDKFDENEAIVGMPKVRVQKISLKKKKKVKKADDDK
- a CDS encoding acyl-CoA desaturase, which codes for MPVADDQISGLPTSSNASDAAAADSASAPDVSSGGGQTAQVTKASSATPGDSADTDSASGVRDPQRLPLPEATQPLQVMWRYVIVLSAVHLIAMLALIPWLFTWSGLFFAVAGHFVFGMLGITIGYHRLLTHRGFTCPKWLEHGLALLGICNLQDSPARWVAIHRMHHQHSDHQPDPHSPLASFLWGHVGWVVCRHKDLDTTRHYERYVRDLLKDPFYLRLERGDVWFLVYVGHALLLTLMGGVWGLIASGGSWAEAGRYMASWFVWTVAVRTVFVLHGTWAVNSFAHFFGYRNYETRDDSRNNWMVAIFTHGEGWHNNHHASPRAARHGHKWYEFDMSWWVIRTWEMMGLAKDVVRPKP